A window of Tachypleus tridentatus isolate NWPU-2018 chromosome 7, ASM421037v1, whole genome shotgun sequence genomic DNA:
ctatgtaaaaactggcaaatctgcacattttcatttacataaagtctgaataaaacaacatatgtatcaagatttacatgtatttatactaaagttatacataaatgaacaaaaatgtttagaaagaaGCAGTTTCTCGAGATTTTCTTTTTCTCTGGCGGAGTCGGTACAGGAAGCTCAGAGCAATGTGGACGATAGAtaatggaaggtccggatacatgatagcagacgcatccttgccagcccgacgtttgaaaGGGTCTACCatgcaattgcttgagtggtcagtgggctcACGCCAAATTTTTGGAATAGccaacttcatggctctcttttcccctctgtacaattttgcaaaagagcaaaataaaattgttattatgaagaataaatttagtTCACCCACAATTAATGTATAAGaagttcaagtaaaatattttaaatgtgatatttttctattctataggaaattaaaaaaaaaagatatttaaattataaaagttctaaaatttgtattatataaaatcttactatacaagtaagcaaagattgtccgtcttaccttctagagtttttttgcagtgttcGCAGGTAAAATGAAGTTCCCTGGGTTTGTTCTTGATCCttgacaggcatgctgaaatgtgccttgtaggcttcacacattttagcagatgctgtcacagatattttttcgctcttgtcttgataaattgaccacataatagcagaatgtgtctgtaGGATGCTTGCAGCTACCTGATGCcttctctgataaaatcaaatcgGTCTATGGGTTCACTTAGGCAGCTGAAGTGGCGAGTGATGAGCCCATGTATGAAAATTAcgatggaaagttctagaaaattctaaaaaggtACTTGAAAATTTTGTAAGGTCTATAACactctagaaagttcttgaaaattcttctaaattcgagaaaattctctattaaCTACTCggtactgaatctacctggaatgttctggaaaatgggtaaatttgaaaatttcattacttaggtcacaaaagcaaagtttgaagagaaaaataggtcttttctatttactttaggcataagcaattgggaaataacactttctgccaggaacaagaagtaaacattttgttatatagtgtaattagATTTAAAAACTACAATTGGAGTTTTGATACTTAAGGTTTAGCTTCCATTTCGTATCTTGAGATGAATTATGATTATAATAACATTGAACTACTTAATGTAAATTTTAGTTTCGTGAACTGAAATGTTTCATTATCACAACTTGAAAGAAGTcttacagaaataaattaaaaccaaataCATGTACCTACCTTATAAAAAGCATTTAGAAACATGAATGGACAAAACGAGCAAATACAAACTGTCgataaaagataaaattctttcattttcagAACTTCCTTTGGTGACATATGAAGTTCAATGTGACAATTTGTGTGCTGTTGTTTCTCATTAACGTTCATACCATTTATATCTTCTTCGCACACAGTTGTTTGTTCACTGGATGTTGCTTCTTCCTGGATTAGAGACGTGAATACAGTTTTCCTATGTGTAGAAACAGATGCAATAGGAAGAAAATATATACGTATCAACTATTCAGAAATTTATTTCTAACTGATTTAGCAGTAAGTAATTCCAGCAATTCCATTTTCCTAAAAAACCGATACAGTTTCTTTACATTAAACTATAGCTAAATTTCTTGAGATGAAAATGTTGTAATTTCATTAGTGCTTATATCTGATATTTATGCATTTGGCTTCACAGCTCTGGTTCACATCTTTAAGTGTCTATCCTGAAATGTCAAGATTTCTGCtgaacaacaaagtaacactactGTTCTTACTAAAACAAGCTGTAAACTTAGATAAGAAAGGGAAAATtaatcatatataaaaatgtacctggaacatatatttcatatttttactggTATTTTACGAAATGTCAACAATCATTCGTAAAGTGTCCTAACGAGCAGGGACGTGATATAGTTAAGtagtagaaataaaagaaacaattacttTTGTTTGCCATCTATTGGTATAAATAGAAGTTATATTTACGTATGTTTGTGTGCTTTTAGTGAACAACATTCGTGTTCACTATGTAACCGTAATGTATTTTAGCAGACATTAGAAAGTCAAATTCTAAAATGATGCAGTTGTTATTGAAGATGCCATTATAAAACGACGTATCTTTATGTGCTTAACATGTGTGGTTgcaaatgtattattatattttcaaatttccttGAGTTGACATTCAGCATACTGTATTACTCAGATTAAAATAATCCCAGCTCGCACTAAGGAAAAACTGGCAGTTATTCAGTCTGGAATATCACAaggaaacattttattcaaattccTCTAACCTGGTTTGAATCTTGTGGTAATTCTTGGTATAAAAGCACTCCAATCAGTAGAATTCCGCCGCTAACACTCCCCATAACCAGAAACAAAGCAGGAAcattttctataatttcatcGTTGTAGAAAAACCTGATGAATATTGAAAGCTTCATCGTTTATGAAATAGTAAACTGGTTTATGaactaattaaataatatattgataacaaTATTAGGCCTTCTAGTGGCACAACCGTAAATATACCGACTAAGTATAATGCCATAAACCGGCTTTTCATACCCATAGTAGGGACTgcatagacagcccattgtatagctttgtaacTAACTTCAAGTAAtggaataaagaaacaaacaaaaagaaattggTAAATAAGAGTTTCAATTTCATCTGTTGTATGATACTTATAATACCTTGCTCCAGCTAGAGAGCCAAAATATAGTTCAGCAACTTCCAAGAAGTagcatttaatatttctaaattcatTGAatctaataaaaagaaaacaatgtatgATGTGTATAGCCTTAACACTTTAAAGTGTTATCTTCAAGCGAGGAAATATTtctatgaaatacaaaaataaaatctaagAACTAGTTATTCATAATCATGACGTCAGGACTCAACGGTGCTTTCTAAAGACTTCAACTTAAGCAATTTTAAATACATCATTTCATGTACCCAGAAAGTAAGTAAcactaatttttaacaaataacactatgtgacacaaattttgttcctggatattatgtgttatttcttaattgtttattttctaaaagtatGGAAAATGTCctttattcccttcaaactttgctgctgtgacctggataatgaattttagaaattaacctattttctatgtaaaaacgggcaaatttgcacattttcatttccataaggtctgaataaaacaacatatgagtcGAGACTTATATGTATTTAAACTAgggttatacaaaaatgtttagaagtgagtagtttttcaagatttgcgactgtaatgtaaatcacttttacgtatcagcccccaaacatAGTTTCCCATCGTGTTTTCGTTATTGCCttgctctttgaggtgcaccgaatgaacCAGAAGAAGAGACgaatacttattcccgttatggacaGAAAAGCTTAGAGGTTACTGAAttagctatcaatgaagaggagccactcgttcgggttataggcaattccaattgcctcaccAGTCTGGATACATTGCAGAAGCAGAGCcaatcttgacgagtgaagaagcttgaaaaatgttggtGCCGTTTTCTTTGATTTGCGACTttcacactttcatctaacaactCCCACTCCTTGAgactagatgtcaaaagctctgcattcgactttgttagaccaagatctctgatcaagtcattgaggtctctttggttggggcaGTATGGGTTTCTACCACCAccgcacctctgaaattgtaatttggatcttcaaagtctacctcctcttctgaggAGGTGTTCTTTTGTGCTTTCTCTCTGGTAAAGTGGGTACatggagctcagggcagtgtagcactggggcgatggatgatggaaagtTCGGATACATGATagtagatgcattcttgccaggtCGACGTTTCAAAGATTCCACCTTGTAGAAGAAGCAATTGCCTGAGTGGTCAGTGGGCTCACACctaattcttggaatagcgatcTTCACGgctctcttttcttttttgtaccatcctgcaaaagagcagaataaaattattattacaaaaaataaatttatttcatccacaactaatgatTCATGCAAAACATcttaaatgtgatattttttctatactattggaaatttaaaaaaattaaaaggtatttaaatttttaaaaatctaaaatttgtataatataaaatcttgctattcaagcaagcaaacgTTGTCCGTCTTACTTTCTAGAGATTTTTTGaagcaggtaaaatgaggtgtccagggtttgtcttgatccctgacaggaatgccgaaatatgccttgtaggcttcacacattttagcagatgctgtcacagagtacttttttgctcttgatAAATTGGTcccatacatagcagaatgcatctggagaatgcttgcagcttcttgatgccacctctgataaaatcagataggtctatctgttcacttaggcagctagaactaaactgatgttgtaagtggtgagcccctgtttacatattactatggaaagttctaaaaaattctaaaaggttattcaaaattattgtaagttctacaacattccagaAAGTGCTTGAAAATACATGTAATTTCGAGAAATTTCTCTATTAGCTACTCAGTACTGAacctacctggaatgttctgtaaaatgggtatatttgaaaatttcattacacaggtcagaaaagcaaagtttgaaaagaaaaataggtcttttccattcacttcaggcataagcaactgggaaataacactttctactcagaaacaagaaaaagtaaaaattttgtttcatagtgtaatGAACAGTATctcttgaattaaaaataatgataaaatctAGGCTCTTTTTCTAAAATACTACAAAATTTGCGACTagtacaaagaaaatatattgcaggaaaagaaaaagaatcatattttttgtaataaaataaagtacgaAAGAGGTCAAACTAATAGTATCCATTTTACTTCAAGAATTATCACAAATGTTTACAGAAATGTGTAACTTACCCATCACAAGCAGGTTGGAGATTACTTGGGTTCACAAAGAATGTCTGTACACTATTCATAAAGAGCGGAGTTAAGGCAAACCCAGAAGCCACTATTCCTGTCACAAGGCCTTTCTTAGTAGGAAACCACTGTGAAATGATTCAATAGTTGTTTCAAGAAGTACATTTTTTAGcacaaaatttaaatgttatgaCATCTTATAAGCTCGGTTATAATATTATATGAACAATATTGTATAAGGTCATTACCGACAAAGGTCAAAATTTATATCAGCAAACACATTTAGTATGTCATAGATATACATAAATTATACAAAAGATAAgggaaaagaaaatgaaattgtacCTACATTCTAGTGATATATGTATCTAGATTCTCAGATATTTGTCCCATGTATGTgatgtttttaattcttaaaataaactaGTTAAGCGATTTTTTGTACATGATTGCAAATGAAACATTTATGAGGGACTTTATTTTCGTAATTTTATTTCGgtaatgatatattttcaaaacaattgtaCTCACCTCTATAGCAGTGACTACCGGATGACCAAAGCAACATACAAAGCCCAGAGTATCAACCAATCCATAAGTGATTATGATAGCTGCACAGCTATGTTGTATACTCCAGTACGTTACTGCTATGCCTAAGCTAAtggataatttattattattactggaaTAAATACGACACATGCTTTTGACGCAAAAACACGAAAGTTACAATACATTACTCACACGTTATCATAAAATTAGGCATAGAGTTGTcgttaatatttcagaaaaaaatattaactggaaAGTCAACATAACCATCTGTACTGTTCAATTATATCACTTTGACCTTTGTTGTACCAATATTATACCATTCTTTTATACTTAATTCTAAAACATCATCAGCATCGTTGTATCTTCTTCACTTATAgcaataacatgtttatttttttcgaCTAAATACCAACacgttttatatttctgtattgcACCATAACCTTTCTTTTTCGAATATGAAGCTCTTATTACATGTTCTATTATTGGTTTTGATGTTTAGAGAATTAAGTCGAGCACGGTTCAgcgtaacaataaataattttgttctctCTTTTTACAGTGATTGCATTCTTGATTCACCTACGTTCGTCGAAATAATTCACCTGAATTTCTAATGTTATATCTAGGTCGAATTGCAATGGTAGCTAAACTCTTTGAATGTTATTGAGTAATTTTTCTATCCAGCATTTTTAAATACGAAAATTTGCAAACCAATTCAATGCTGCATGGTCTGaaagaaatgtgatttttttccGTGTAGATAATATGACTTATGTCTCGTAAAACAATTATTAGCTCtttcaaatatatacaataaCTTTATGCGGCATTCATTACCATGATATAGTGTACAATCACATTCTGATTTTTAATGATGTACTTGTGGTAATACTGTTATCACTACAGTTTAACCCGtatttaatctgtaatttttaGATCTCAAAGAGTTGCGTGTGTTCATACAGaagcagtgtttttttttctttctccagTTTATTAATCCTTGTTTCCATTCAGCACTgaacataatttatttgtattttttaaataatttatgtagatgATGAGCTATGTCATTGTATAGTTTTAGACAAGGACGATATCAAGAGTAGAGTCCAACATATACATGTACGTGTATCTTACCCAATACTTCGGCCTGTAATGAAAAGATTCAGTCTCGGATGGTTCTTTTGACACTACTCCTGCTCTAATTATCCGGTTCTTGTGAGTGAGGTGATAAGTTCTCTTTATGAAAagatttaaaataagaattcCTACATTTTGCGTCGAATATAATTAGGCCTAATGTTCTTTGATACGGAAGTATTACCCGTATAGTTTTACCTGTTGCGATTAACTATTCCGAATAGACTCAAAATTTCTTGTGATGGA
This region includes:
- the LOC143258177 gene encoding apicoplast pyruvate carrier 1-like; translation: MCRIYSSNNNKLSISLGIAVTYWSIQHSCAAIIITYGLVDTLGFVCCFGHPVVTAIEWFPTKKGLVTGIVASGFALTPLFMNSVQTFFVNPSNLQPACDG